In the Drosophila willistoni isolate 14030-0811.24 chromosome 3R, UCI_dwil_1.1, whole genome shotgun sequence genome, AATTGTAATTGTTATCAATATGAAcgattttctcttttttatagGACGCTAGAACATGAGAATCTGGTCAAAtttgttggcctggtattcaccagtaaacatttgtttttggttACGGAATATATGAGCAAAGGATCACTGGTTGATTACTTGCGTTCGCGAGGACGGCAGCATATAACCAAAAAGGATCAAATCAATTTTGCCTTGTAAGTTATTGAAGAAGAAATGAATACAGAGAATGTTTTTAACTCGAAATATTCctcatttattttcatttagcgACACTGCCTCGGGCATGGAGTATTTGGAAGCGAAAAAGGTGGTACATCGAGATCTGGCAGCCCGTAATGTTCTGATATCCGAAGACTGTGTGGCCAAGGTATCTGATTTTGGTTTGGCACGCGAAGAATGCTATAATCTTGATGTGGGCAAATTGCCAATTAAATGGACAGCGCCTGAGGCGCTAAAGAATGGCGTAAGTTTGAAATAAACGTAAATAGTATGATATGTAACTAATAATTGACtatattattgttgttattgcagCGTTTCTCAAACAAATCAGACATGTGGAGCTTTGGCATATTGTTATGGGAAATCTACTCTTTTGGTCGTGTACCATATCCCAGAATTGTAAGCTTTAAGACCTTATTATGCGGCATGATCtaatttttcttaattttacaGCCATTAGCTGATGTAGTGAAACACGTTGAAGTTGGCTATAAAATGGAAGCACCTGAAGGCTGTCCGCCAGAGATCTATGAAATGATGCGTCAGGCATGGGATCTAAATCCAATAAAGCGACCGACATTTGCGGAACTTAAAGTAAAGCTGCAGTTATTAAATCAAGCAACCGCGTGATGAGATGAGCAAGGCAAGCACATGCAGATGCTTgatttatatacttataccgacgacacacacacaaccagaCTATGACATTAACACTAACACCAACACTGAACGCAACAATTTTTTCGTACCAATTAattgaaacagaaaaaaaaagaaaaaacatttatttaagtataagttttttgtttgtttgtaagaGATGAAATGAAACCCAACACAATCAAGCAATGTTAGTGAAGTTGCTCCAGCTCCCCCAATCAACCAGAAAATGATGATAACGAAAGCAACTCTTTAGTGTTATTTACCTATTATTCTTAACTACTATACCTActataataattaatataaatacatatatatatatataaattgatataaattatattatcGTACATTACATTATGTGTTAACCTGTagatttattatattatagtaGCGAGTTGTTCATATTTCAGGCCCAAAAGAGAACATAACTAAAATTGTCCCCAATTGTACACATTTCTctctttttatatttatatatgtaggtatatatttatatgtatatcccCTAAATCATTTTATGTTATAGAATACGCATACATATGAGaagaaagcaacaacaaaatttgtttataaaaaatatttctccTAAGTTTTAATTGAGAGTTggtgttttcatttttttataatattttttctgtTAAACATTTCTGTTTGTAGCACAAAGCGgcaaaaaaaccacaaaaacttGTCCAACAAGTTATGTTTGATGGTAGAAAGGGGAGTAGAAAggagaaaaattgaaaatttgtttaacacaataattagttaaatttagttacatttatttctattgtataatcaaaaaacaaaaaaacgaatcagagaaaattcaaaaaaattaaagcgGCATTGTCTGCGTGTCCTTAACAACtgagaaaaattcaaaaagcaaaaaaaaaaaaaaaacacttgtgAAAATATGCATTACATTAATacataaaatatacaattaattcaacataataacaaacaaacaaaaaatgaacttatataaaaaaaattagcaTCTAAAGTgagtaaataataaatatattatattaaatatataaattattacgCGCAAAAGCTTTTGCttatgtttaaaattttattgaggAATCTCTTccgatttttaaatttgtaatttattttattgtcttgtccaaaaatttatacaaattaattttaaattaagtttCTACGTTTTTCAACCAATTACACAGAAAACTTTGTATATttatgcaacaaattttgctttaaatttatattttattttattctatgtaaacacacacacaaaccaacacacacacatacacgtcCAAATGacatataattaattaattttaaagttattatttttttaaaacacaatattgtcaaaaacaaaaatatacatacaaatttaAGGCACGACACAGAAACCACTTAACATGGAGATGACTATAAAAACAAGGATTGCAGGCAGCAGCAGAGtgtaaaactttttaataaaagtaaaatataCAACTTAATAAAGACATTAGTGTTTTAATTAGCAAGGCATTGATTAGTATGTGTATTTGCTACTTAATAATCAATATCAGTTTTAGTTTAAACAAGTTTTCAATCAGTTTCAGTtctaatttgttgttttgtgttatTTTCTATCTAGTAGCTATAATATTTCACAAtcaattgttttattaaaaagtcTTAGCCGCTGTACATAAGTTAAACTGAAGCACTTGTTGATGGAATCTTTTGTGGTGATATCGTAACTGATTCACAGTGAGTCAAGAATTTTCGATTGACttataaattgttttcttttcttttcctaATTGTTGTGCTCAACTCAAGTACTTATTTACAATTACATAGTTGTTGAAGCTTTTGTTAAATCTGAAGAGCCTTTTGATTGTCTTTAACAACACAATGTCATAAAGTGCAGCAACGAAAAAAATCTGCTTACCTTGAATCGAATTATGGACAAATTCACAagaaactttaacaaaaatcaagcaaattcaattcaaatttaGGAAAAACAACTGCAAAACTTTATTTCCTTGTTGCCATCTAAAATGTATTACGAATCAAATAGAATTATTGAGTAAGACTAAAATATTCCAGTACAGACAGATTATTTTAACCACATACCTTAGTGTAGTACTCAAGTGTTCTACACAATCGGAAAAACAAGCAGTTATATGGCGAAACTCTTCAAAAACATATCAAAACTTGTTGAAAATAGACTGCACCAGGagctgactgactgacggaCTGAGCAATGTTTATGGAATCACAAGCTTATCAAGTATGTGGTCTTTATCAGGTTATAAGTAGGTAGTTTAGTTCGATATAGTCGTTATTGGATTGGCAATGGTCAAGAGATCTATTTGTGTTTTTGGAAATGCCGGTTTCACTTCGCTTATCGCTGGGTATATAAAGCGAAGACCCATTCCCCTATATCATCATTAGTAATTAAATACTCAACGTAAAAATATCTAAATGAAGGCTACTATTACTTTAGCACTCCTTGTGCTGGCGACGACTTGCTACTGGGAGGTCGTCCAAACTTGTTCAAGCATCGAACAGCGCTATAAATTCACAAATAGTGACATCTATGTGAGATTAAGACGTGGTGCTAAGCTGCAATATGAACTGATGAAGGGCACTTCGAGTCTACAGACTGTGACATTGGATAATTTTGTGACCAGCAGCGATTTGGAATTGACCTCAACGGGCAGTTATAAGTTATCGGATGGCACAAGTAGCATTGAATTTACTCTGGTACAGTCGGGAGTGGTAAGTGGAACTGGCAGCGATATAACACACATTAAAGTGGCTCGCAATGATGTGGCGGCAGGATCACAGCCTCGCGATTGCTTTACGTTGGATCAATCGGAAATTCATTGGTTTAGCGGACCAGAGCAGAAGGCGCATTATTGGCCAGTGGAAAGGCAACAGCATAGCAATTATTCGTATTTGCCCAAGGAGTTGGATAACTTTGGTGTTGGCGAAAGATATTGGCTAAACAGTAATGGAGTCTTTATCTTTGTAGAGTCCAATACGCCTCTCTTTATTGATCAGAATACGGGTGACTATAAGAATAAACTCTGTTTGAGTGCCACTGCCGCTTTGCCCTATGATTCTCGAGTGACTAGCTCCAAGTTTGTTTATCATATTGGTTTGGGCAAAAATGCGAAAGCTGCTCATAAATATGCTGTGAAAACGTTTCTGGGACAACCAACGGGTTATCCTGATGAGCGTATTGTTCAGTATCCCATTTGGTCTACCTGGGCTCTGTATAGTAGGGATATTGATGACGCGGTTGTTCGTGAATTTGCGCAAAATATCGTTGACAATGGATTCGAAAACAGTCAACTGGAGATCGATGATGACTGGGAAATCTGCTACGGAGCCTTAACATTCCGTGAGAGTAAATTTCCAAACATTACAAAGTTGGTTGAAGATGTCAAAGAAATGGGTTTCCGTGTAACTCTCTGGATTCATCCGTTTATCAACAAAGATTGCGTTGACATCTATCAGGAGGCGTTAGAATTGGGCTATTTGGTTCTAGATCATGCGGGCGATCCTTCCACTCAATGGTGGAATAGCGAAACTGCTGCAGCTACTGCTATAGACTTTACCAAACCAGAGGCACAGGAATGGTTCACAAAACGTCTTGTACGTTTGCAGAAGGAACATGGTATTGATAGCTTCAAGTTTGATGCAGGTGAAACCAGTTGGTTACCTCCAGACCCGGTTCTGCAGGCCAGTGAAAGTGATATAATATCGCCATTGCAAGCGGTCGGAGACTATGTTCGTACAGTTGCCTCCTTTGGAGCGATGGTGGAGGTACGCTCGGGACAAGGCACACAAGACTTGCCCATTTTCGTTCGCATTGTGGACAAGGATTCAGAATGGGGCTGGAACAATGGTCTGGTCACGCTGATCACTTCGCTACTGCAAATGAATCTCAACGGTTATCCATTCGTCTTGCCCGATATGATTGGCGGCAATGGCTACGATGATAGCCCACCCAATAAGGAACTGTTCCTACGATGGCTCCAGGCCAATGTATTTATGCCTGCCCTCCAATTCTCCTTTGTACCCTGGACATTCGATGACGAAGCTATAGAGATCACCAAGAACTTTACGGCCTTGCATGCCGAGTATGCACCGTATATTATAAAACAGTTTAAGCGTGCCGTGGAAACGGGAGAGCCAGTTAATGCTCCACTTTGGTGGGTCGCTCCAGAGGACAAAGTCGCACAAGGCATTTATGATGGTAGGTCTATATAGACTTTGTGGTATGTgaaatagttttaaatttctttctttgcATTTTTGCAGAATTCCTTTTGGGTGACGATATTATAGCTGCTCCAGTAATAATCGAAGGAGCCACAAAACGTGACATCTATCTACCCGAAGGACAATGGACCGATGGCAATAATGCTGATACAGTTTATACGGGGCCCATTTGGATAATGGACTATTCAGCGCCATTGAATACTTTGCCCTATTTCATTCGTGTGGGTTTTGAAATGGATTAGTGTGAGAATCCATTCCAAAAAGCCAtaccaaatatatatttatataaacataGTTTCGAAATCTAAACACACAAAACgattaaaacgaaaaaaaagaacaactaACTAATAATAGGAAAATATCACAGTCAATTtggtaaaatatatatatatgattagAATTATTACTTTAACGTTGGGAACTTTCAGTTAACATTGTTTCTCTACTTGCTAAAGATGCGAACTCATCGGACTCGGTGCTAATCTGGAAGCTTGGTATAGGACGTGAATGACGAAATTGTCCATATTCCCTTTCGAATTCGACAGCATCTTTGGTTAATATTGACTTTAGATTGATCATGCtaaaacaagaaaattgaatttagaTTAAAATTCGAGAAAATCCAATTCAGAACTATCCTACATACCCTAGAGATTCTGAATTATTTTGTCCTTGATTGTAGTCCAGATTTTTCTCAAACATGGACAGTTTAAGGGCGTGCATTTTTTTGGCACTTCGCCGCCATTGCCGCTTAAAACGATCTTTCTCCTTGGCCAAATCTATAATGCGTTTATTCTGTTTGGCCAATTCGTTTAGGACCTGCTTCATATCTTGGCCAACTTCAACGACATTCCTCCTTTGACTTAATTGTTGAATTTCGTGTTCCATGCGGGAGACATGTTCTTCAAGCTGTGCCTTCTCAGCACGAAGACGCGTATTCTCCTCGGTTATTTCCTGATTACGTTTGCGAAAGAAATCAACTTGCTCTTCCATTTCCTGTTTAAGTGTAACCACATGCTTCTCGAGTTCCATGAATTTACTCTCATAGTTTGGATCACTTTGGGATTGAGGTTCGCCTTGAAGTTCTTCCAATTGCAATTGATCAATCttaaattgcaattgtttttcGAATAGAGCCATTTGTTGCTTTTTCCAAATGTCTATGTCAACAGTGTCGGAACTATCACAAACTACCAAACCAGAAGATTTCttcttaataattttcttTGGCTGATCACCTCTGAATGATTCTTGATCTGTGCGAGAGTTTTTCCTgcttaatttctttttattaggACTATCCGTTAGACTCTCTGAGATCTCTATGCTATTATTTTGATCTTCGATTTCTATTTCTGATTTTCTTACAATTTTCTTTCGCACAATTCGTTTTGTTGCTTTGTTTTCAAACAATTCCGTTTCGTCCACCTCAGCAGAAGTTGATAGGAAATTGGTCAAAGTGCTTTGGGAACCAATTACTTTTAGAATATTATGTTCTTCAGAGCTTTCATGGGAGCAAGACCGATTTTGATCCTGTTCTTCGTCCAATATGGCTTGCCTACTTTTGGTTCTTTTTACTCTGTCGGAAGCTAAAGAATCCTCCGTATTACATTCATTGCCATTTGTTGGTCTCACTTTAGTTCGTTTAATGCGTTTCTTTTCAATCAATTCAttggttttatatatttgttctatataattttcattttcctttaTGATCTTCTCTTGATGTCTGTTGACTTCCACCCAGCGAGCACTTAAAGCCATTTCCGATTGCGGAGCCCTAGGCATACGTCTCATTTCTTTGGCTGTTTGAGGAACTTTGCAGTGATCTTCATTGGCTAAAGGTTGTGGTTTTAGTTTACGTTTGCTTTCCTTTGAGCCAACACTAAGGTGCACAGATTCATCGAGATTCGGATCACTAGTATCTATAGGTAAATGACTTTGTTCCTCatcttttttactttttaattcACTAATCACTTCTCTTTTGAAAAAGTCCATACTACTTTCCGTTCTTTTTCCATATTCGTCTTCTCGACCATGTCTCCGTGTACATCTTGAGGGAATATAGGCAAATGAATTTTCCGATTCAGCTGTTGGTTCTTCTTCATCTCTCTCGGTTATTTTATTGGATTTTTGGCACATGGTTTCCTGACGTTTTCGCATTCTTTCTTTTCTAGCTAAAATCGATTCCATTTGAGGTAATTCTTGCAGATCTGCGGCATTAATCTCTTCCAGTTTCCTTGCATTCCTTAACACTTCACTCTGACTTGTCATAAGATTAGGTTTTGGCTTTAGCTTAACCTTTTTTATTTGCTCATGCATATCCACTTCATTTTCGAGTTCATTAAATGTTTCGAAGTTTTCAGTTATCGGTTGAATATTCTTCAATTTATTCGACTTTCCTCTCATTTGGAAATCATCTTGAAGCGATTCTTTAGGGGCATTTCGTCTAAGTAACTCAGAATTGATTTTCTGAACCTTATTGGATTCTTTGGacatttctttttcgtttttgagATCTGCCTTTGCGGAATGTAATTGACATTTATCAGATTTTACTTTCTTGACTGGATTAATTGTTTTACTTTTCTGTTCTTTAATCATTTCCTTATTCAACTCCGATTTATCTTCTGACATGGTCGTTTTTTGTCGTTCCAGTTTTGCATTAGATTCTCCAGATTTTAATGCCGTCTTTTCTTTCCGGGACTCACCGGAATCCTTATTGAAATCCTTGTTGTTGTAAAGAGCCATAACATCTTCCTCAGAAGCGCTTGTTATGAGTTCACTATATTCCTCACCGACTGGCATCAGTGGCTGTCGTACCACCATCGAAGAGAACTTCTTTACCAGACAAAGATCCTCTTCGCTTTCCTGGCTATCCGCTTTAACTTTAAGTCGAGTGAACTTTTTACGCCTTCCCTGGATTGGTCGGAAATCCTTTGGTGGTTCTTCACCATTGTTATTGGCATCTAAGGGCAAGTATACATCATCATTTTCATCATTTTCGGAAGCAGATAGTTCAGCTCCCACATTTAGACTGGCAGCGGATGAATCATCTTGATGCTGCCACGATTTTGTTTCGGGTTTCTGATCTTGATGTTCCTGTGGCAATTCTCTTATCACACTACTGGCCGATGAAATGGATGGCTGCAGATCATCCTCATACTGTCCCTGTTGGCTCTGACGCGAACAAATCGACTTGATATCCACACTAAAAGTGTACTCTATTAATGGTTTCAATTCGCGGGCACTGTCCGCCCGACCAAGACGATTAAAGGTGAAGGAACCATTGTGGACATACTTCCTGTTGGTGTCGAAATAACTATCCACTGGCATAAGTTTACCAAAATCCATGCGGTAATTGGCCACAGCTGTCCCATTGATATACATATTGATGGGCAAATAGAAAATGCGTTGGAAATAAAGGCGCATACTGCGCAACGATGACTTGAATCTCAATCCCAAAACATCGTTAAGGACATATGAGTccttttcatttaatttcagCTCAATGTTGGTCACATTGCCTACAAAATCAAAGACCAACAGAATAGTGCCAACATTTTTGCCATGATTCAATGATTTAACCAATTTGCAGatgttttttaattgtttcaattGCAGGACCACCTCAATAATGTCACAATCAATTAAGGGATCATTGCCCACTTGAAGCAGACCCAATTGTACCAAGGATTGTACGTACACATTGGCCTATAAAGAGAAGttcataaattatttaagGTCGGAGATGGTTTCATTTTGAATACTTGCTTGTGAGTGCAGCATATTAGCCGTAATCGAATGACCTGGCGATTGCAATGGAGAACTGGCCGGACTCTTGGTCtagaattataaattaaatgaaaactttcTTACGATGAATATTATTTCCAACTGCCACTTACATCAAACTGCATAAGATGTTCGAAATCTTTGGTATGCAACAAGGATTTCTTAACAATGGCCAACATTAGAAGCACTTCCGGTTTATGGGAACGAAATTCATTTGAAATGCATATCAGTTTATGCCAAAACATTTTCAACAGCAATGCCGTTTGATTGCCCATAGAACTGATCACGGGCAATCCCCTCACCGGTAGCACCAGTGTGCCAATGGTTTTTCGTTCCGGTTGACTGCCACAGGAGTAGAAGGTAACCTTAACTGGTCTATGGTCCGTTTTAATGCGTTTAATGCCCGCCATATCGCATTCCCAAATGCAATTGCTATTGAAGACAATAGTTTCCGATGTGGCCGAGGGTTGTCCCTCAATCTCAAAGTCCACCGTATTGAGTGCAGCATTCATAACAATTTGTTCGTTTTCGACATCGCGTCCACAGAAATTGATGGCTTTTTTGAAAGAGATAGAATTGTGATGAAatgatatacatatttcatttACGAAATGGCTTACCCTCGACAACGTGAAGAACCACACAATAAATCTGATCTTCATCCTTATCCTTATAGACGTCGCCGCGTCTActgccaccgccgccgccgccgacGCTGTTCTCACTTGCAGCCAAGGAACGTGAGCCTGAGACCGAGGATGGCGGCTTATAACGTTTGACCATCGCCAATGAAACACCAATTTATGCTAATTGGTAACATTCAACACAAAGCAGGAACTCAAATTTGAATCGCTGCTTTTTCAAAACGTAATTAGAAccttaatttatatattagaTTTGTGttaagttttgattttgttttgtatgcTGCTTCGGTTGATTAGAAAGGCGACACTAGGCCAACATGAAATTCAGTCAGAAAGTAGGCTTTGTGTTGCTTGGTTACCCTTGGCAACGacccaaacaacaaaaaatatcgataacaTTCACCAAAGCAATGTTTCAAAAGATGTAAGCTTTGTAATTTACGAAatatacttaaatattttatgccGTCCTTGGCAAATTAGTTCTTTGAGTGGCCGAGTCATCAAGGCAACTGAATAATAGACAAGACCTCCCACATCTTAAAATATTAgtctatatttatttatttttgggcTCTTGGCcgtttaattgaaaaattccatttgtagGTATTTATATACCAATTCTTTACAAAACATTTCATTCGCCTGAAAATTGCTGAAGAACTGTGCGCCTTATGGGCGCCTCTCCGGGCAGGCCACCCGGAGCGCCTGGTTCATGATGCCCCTGCTGTTGACGATGATTCTTAAGGGCAGTACCCTGAATGAATCTTTCACCACAAATGCCACACTGATAGGGCCGCTCGCCGGTGTGCCGACGTATATGTAGTGTCAAATCGTTGGATTGCGTGAAACTCTTCTCGCAATAGGTGCACTTGTAGGGTCGTTCCCCATTGTGGATGCGCATATGCTGCTGCAATTTATAGGATCTGGCGAAACCTTTCTGGCACACTGTACACACATGTGGACGCTCGCCCGTGTGTGTTCGCCGATGACACTGCAGATCCGAGGAACGTGGAAAAGCCATTTCACAGAAATCGCATTTGAAGGGTTTTTCTCCAGTGTGTCGTCGCATGTGAATGATAAGATTGGACGAGGAACTCACTGCCTTGCCACAGAAGGCACAGAGAAATAGTTTCGGTTGCTTGGCGGCAGAAGCCAAAGTTGATGAAGATGCTGCCGCAGTAGATTTCTTTGACGTAGTAGATGACTGACCAGCCCCTGATGTGGTGCTGGGTCCACTTGGATTGTGAAACTTTTTCATATGCGCCGTGAGACGATCTTTGCGATTGTATTTCCTGGGGCAAAGAGCACATTGGAAGatttgttgcatttgtttgGAATTTGATGATGAATTAATAACTGAATCCGTTGCTGGCTCCACAATTTGTTGCTCCTGGGCTTGTTCTTCCTCTTCGGTTTTCTGATGTTGCAGATCCATGTGGATTAACATATTCGATTCCCACATGAATTTAAAGCCACATTTACTGCACTTGAAGGTTTTCTCCTGATTCTCGCATTGATTGCGCTTATGATGCTCGATGATGTCAGAAGATACGCTCTTGAAAATGCACTGATCGCAGCCATCGGGGATACGTTCTAACCTATGCATGGCCTGTTGATGTTGATAGAGTTCGTATTTCCTTGCACAACGCAGGTGGCACATGCTGCAAGTATAGATTTCATTACTGCCTCCAGATTTGATTTCCTCGTCATCTGTCTCCGAGTCGTCCAAATTCAGTTCATAGCCCAAATGATTGGTAATCGAGTAATTTTGCATTGAACTAAGTTCATGATGCGACTCATTGGGAGAGGACTTCAAGTGATGCCGCAGCCCAGAGATTGAGTTAAAGTTTATGTTACACACTTTACATTGAATGATTTTCTGACCATGCGGATGATTATATGAATTAAGAAGAGATTCGGCATAAGGCAATTGATCGGCACTGATGCCATGTCGTTCAATATGCTGTAGAAGATTGGCCTGACGGTAGAAACGACGGGCACACCAACGACAACGATAAATACTTGTATCCGAGTGCATTAGCATGTGACGAGTTAAATCCTTTTGCATTTTAAAGGTTCGATGACATTCCTTGCAACGCAATTCTCCACCGTCTGGGCCCAACAAAGAATCATCTGCTTGATGGCATACATTGTTATGGAGCTTGAGATTCTCCCGCCAACGGAAGCGCCATGTACACTTTCGACATTGATGCCGTTTATGGTTATTTCGGCACTGCGACTTCAGATGATGTTCGAGAAGTTGCTCACTCACAAATCTCGCTTGACAATGCGAGCACACATTTGCGGCGGCCTCTGCACAAGGATGGTGATCCAATTGATGGGCATATAACTGATGCTTTCTCTTCACTTCCACTTGACAAATGGAGCAAGTATAGCGATTAATTTTTTGCCTATCTGTTTTCGCATCCTCTTCATCGGTGTCCGAGTCCGTTTCGCTGCTATCCAAACTGAGTTCAAAGCCCGATTCATTCGTAACGGATATGAATCTCTCTAGTTCCACACCCTTACCAATATCATTCATAATACGGGATATTAGATTATCTCGGGACAGGGCCACACTCAATTCGGGATATAATGATTTGGAAACGCCAACAATATCCTTCTCCCTCTCGGGCGGCAAGCTGATAACAAACTGATGAGACATTAGATGACATCGCAGATCGGCTATTTTTGAGTGCTGCGAATGGCAGATCATGCATTGAATTCGCTTGCAGCCATGTGGCCGACTTAGTTCGCTTAAAATCTGGCTTGCTTGTGGTTTCTCATCGTGCTCATCGTTATCAATTTTCTCCAGCTGTTGCATCTCTTCGCTGTGCACTCGCATGTGGGACTTAAGGCCATCTTTGCGATGAAATTTACGTTCACAGTGTGTGCATTCATACTGAGATGCTGTCCTGGGCTGATGCATGCGCTTGTGGCGATTAAGGTCCTTTGGCCAAATAAACACCTGAGAAAGATGAAGATctgttttttaagttt is a window encoding:
- the LOC6650597 gene encoding zinc finger protein Xfin, with the protein product MLPSDICRTCATQNNNLLPLASCSEKLQELTQIPLLELIGDENLPQHLCGDCLAKLENAYAFVEQARKVNRDLLMKLRQCLLEETPIDIPIPNAMQQQIKMEMDDEDGDQQELDEEETAATRLELKWHADSDAESEAEEEEAADGNEDEYKPYQPRRSLRKIKQQSDSEQEYQERDEKINLNLEKNDPEPPPKRRRGRPPRLAKTLALNSDGRHVCAECGKTFSWYRDMQRHARSHFEEAAFNCPQCGKGFLRKDKYMSHLKSHEKRQAKRENVELSKEWIFAERLYNSEQLRLIECKLCGVQFERLKDLRSHLELHSSKETLGQLQLDQEVVKEHFADENIDLEKVKDLITNDISEGHLEKFCAVVNSNGYELSLSDSDEDLPPDIEPKYHCVLCNVPFKRKHLLIRHTVEEHSKGHNQPQLRCNLCQIGFVCLNLYEQHQRSQCYGKFKRYGCRKCPGKFMWLENLDKHECVQSREEDKQILCCLCDAQLPSLVQLRAHLLSHRDGLTGIDPLYQATFFRCYYPKGLACSQSELSSRIVGDFDAQDYGRYYNASLSSGQELDFYDSDSDESDAPGESQEKPLHSCTLCGESMKRLTNLIEHQQNCHQDETESFSYSCKDCSEKFVCDALLLQHRRRSCGKLHAKFHCQLCQMHFVWQTNYEQHLRVNHPSEKDLDQIIKRKPVAAPSARLQCNECDKVFIWPKDLNRHKRMHQPRTASQYECTHCERKFHRKDGLKSHMRVHSEEMQQLEKIDNDEHDEKPQASQILSELSRPHGCKRIQCMICHSQHSKIADLRCHLMSHQFVISLPPEREKDIVGVSKSLYPELSVALSRDNLISRIMNDIGKGVELERFISVTNESGFELSLDSSETDSDTDEEDAKTDRQKINRYTCSICQVEVKRKHQLYAHQLDHHPCAEAAANVCSHCQARFVSEQLLEHHLKSQCRNNHKRHQCRKCTWRFRWRENLKLHNNVCHQADDSLLGPDGGELRCKECHRTFKMQKDLTRHMLMHSDTSIYRCRWCARRFYRQANLLQHIERHGISADQLPYAESLLNSYNHPHGQKIIQCKVCNINFNSISGLRHHLKSSPNESHHELSSMQNYSITNHLGYELNLDDSETDDEEIKSGGSNEIYTCSMCHLRCARKYELYQHQQAMHRLERIPDGCDQCIFKSVSSDIIEHHKRNQCENQEKTFKCSKCGFKFMWESNMLIHMDLQHQKTEEEEQAQEQQIVEPATDSVINSSSNSKQMQQIFQCALCPRKYNRKDRLTAHMKKFHNPSGPSTTSGAGQSSTTSKKSTAAASSSTLASAAKQPKLFLCAFCGKAVSSSSNLIIHMRRHTGEKPFKCDFCEMAFPRSSDLQCHRRTHTGERPHVCTVCQKGFARSYKLQQHMRIHNGERPYKCTYCEKSFTQSNDLTLHIRRHTGERPYQCGICGERFIQGTALKNHRQQQGHHEPGAPGGLPGEAPIRRTVLQQFSGE